The DNA segment GCTGCATTTTATAAAATTCATCATCAATCTCATCAAGTCTTGAAAATTGGTATTACCTCCTCTTTTGCGCATCAATTTGAAGTTGCTGCGGAAGAAGCCAAGAAGGAAGGACTCAATGTTGAAATTATTGAGTTCTCCGATTGGAATACCCCTAACTTGACGCTTGAACATGGTGATATCGATGCCAACTATTTCCAGCATCAACCCTTCCTCACCAACGCAATTAAAGAAGGTCATCTGCACCTAAAACCTTATGCGATTGGCAACGTCTCGAACGTCGGTTTATATTCCAAAAAATATGACCGTTTAGATGCGCTGCCTGCGCACTCAACCATTGCGATCCCGAATGATCCGGTCAATCAAGGACGTGCATTGTTGTTATTACAGCAAGGACATCTGATTAAGTTGAATCCTGATGCTGGTTATCTTGCGGGTTTACACGACATCACCGACAACCCCAAGCAATTCAAATTCGTCGAAGTGGAAGGCGTGCAACTGGCGCGCGCACTCAGCGATGTTGATCTGGCTTTTGGCTATCCACACTACCTCGTTGTGTCTAAGGCTTTTGATCCCAATAAGGCACTGTTATTTGATGATATTAAAAACAGTAACTTATATGCCATTCAGTTTGTGGTAAATGACAAATTTAACGATGATGGTCGCTTGAAAAAGTTTGTTGAGATATATCGCACCTCTCCTGTGGTTAAGGCCGCTTTAGATCATGACTTTGGCAAGCTTTATCACCCCGCATGGTAAAGCTCCATTTATGAATGCCTAACTCACACGAGCCTTAAAACAAAGCGAGTCCATATATCATGCCACCCTATAAAATTGATCTTTTGTTACAAAGTACTATTGATACCTTGGTGATGGTGGGAGTCTCTGCATTATTCGTTTTCTTCTTCGGATTAATACTCGCGCTGATCCTAGTGACTACAGATCGGCAGGGCATCTTCGCTGCACCTAAAGTGAATGCACTGCTGGGTTTTGTGATTAATACCACCCGCTCCATTCCATTCTTGATTTTGATGGTCGCTCTCATTCCCTTGACGCGGTTAATTGTCGGGACAAGCTACGGGATCTGGGCAGCGGTCGTTCCCTTAACCATCGCCGCCATTCCCTTCTTTGCCAGAATTGCAGAGGTGAGCCTGCGTGAAGTGGATTCAACCATCATTGAGGCGGCTCAATCGCTCGGTAGTAACCGTCCGCGTGTGATTTGGCATGTCTTAATTCCAGAAGCGCTTCCCGGTCTGGTTGCAGGCTTTACTGTCACCATCGTCACGATGATTAATTCTTCTGCAATTGCGGGCGCTATCGGTGCGGGAGGGCTTGGAGACTTGGCGTACCGCTATGGGTATCAGCGCTTTGATGGACAAATGATGTTGGCAGTGATTGTGGTGCTGGTGATCATTGTGATGGTCGTGCAATTTTTGGGGGATACGCTGTCGCGAAGTTTAAGTCACTAAGCAACAACTATGAATCATATTCATTAAGCGCCTATTTTTTTAATCATAGTGCAAACAAATATTTTTAGCATTGGGTAACCCTACTTTACCAAAGGATTATCCACTCATGACTAGCCGTCGCTCGTTTATTTCCACCGTTATTCAATCAGCAGGTTTTTTAACGATTGCCTCAGCACTTCCCATTGCCGGATGCGGCAGTAGTGATGATGCGCCTGTCAACCTAACGCCTAAAGGAAGTTT comes from the Aquirhabdus parva genome and includes:
- a CDS encoding MetQ/NlpA family ABC transporter substrate-binding protein, which encodes MTNSSSPSTKRKKNIIYGVIVVVILIVAAAFYKIHHQSHQVLKIGITSSFAHQFEVAAEEAKKEGLNVEIIEFSDWNTPNLTLEHGDIDANYFQHQPFLTNAIKEGHLHLKPYAIGNVSNVGLYSKKYDRLDALPAHSTIAIPNDPVNQGRALLLLQQGHLIKLNPDAGYLAGLHDITDNPKQFKFVEVEGVQLARALSDVDLAFGYPHYLVVSKAFDPNKALLFDDIKNSNLYAIQFVVNDKFNDDGRLKKFVEIYRTSPVVKAALDHDFGKLYHPAW
- a CDS encoding methionine ABC transporter permease; the encoded protein is MPPYKIDLLLQSTIDTLVMVGVSALFVFFFGLILALILVTTDRQGIFAAPKVNALLGFVINTTRSIPFLILMVALIPLTRLIVGTSYGIWAAVVPLTIAAIPFFARIAEVSLREVDSTIIEAAQSLGSNRPRVIWHVLIPEALPGLVAGFTVTIVTMINSSAIAGAIGAGGLGDLAYRYGYQRFDGQMMLAVIVVLVIIVMVVQFLGDTLSRSLSH